The [Eubacterium] eligens ATCC 27750 genome segment TTGTAGCCGGAGCCGGGTCAGTAAGGTCATCGGCTGGTACATATACAGCCTGAACAGATGTAATAGATCCGTTCTTAGTAGATGTGATTCTCTCCTGAAGAGCACCCATCTCTGTCTGTAATGTTGGCTGATAACCAACGGCTGAAGGCATACGTCCAAGAAGTGCTGAAACCTCTGAACCAGCCTGGGTAAATCTGTAGATATTATCAATGAAAAGAAGTACATCCTTTCCACCCTTATCTCTGAAGTACTCAGCCATTGTAAGTCCTGCAAGACCAACTCTCATTCTTGCTCCAGGTGGTTCGTTCATCTGTCCGAACACCATGGTAGTTTTCTCGATAACGCCTGATTCCATCATCTCATGATAAAGGTCGTTACCCTCTCTTGTTCTTTCTCCAACACCAGTAAATACTGAATATCCACCATGCTCAGTTGCAATATTTCTGATAAGTTCCTGAATAAGTACTGTCTTACCTACTCCGGCACCTCCGAAAAGTCCTATCTTACCACCCTTCTGGTAAGGACAAAGTAAATCTACAACCTTGATACCAGTCTCAAGAATCTCTGTATTAGTTGCCTGCTCTGCAAATGCAGGTGCCTTTCTGTGAATAGGCATATGCTCCTGTACTTCTGGAGCTGGCTTATTATCTATTGGCTCACCTAATACATTGAACATTCTTCCTAAAGTCTGTTCACCTACTGGTACAGAAATTGGGGCTCCTGTTGCCTCTGCTTCCATACCTCTGACAAGACCATCTGTAGGACCCATGGCTATACATCTTACTACATCATCACCAAGATGCTGGGCAACCTCTACAACAAGCTTACCGCCGTCATTAGTCTTAATATTGATGGCCGAATTGATTTCTGGCAGATTACCGTCTGTAAACTTAATATCGATTACAGCACCGATAACCTGAGTAATCTTACCAATATTATTCTCTGCCATTATTCCCTCCATTGTTTTATTAATTGATAGCATTCGCTCCTGCTATAATCTCTGTAAGTTCCTGTGTAATTGAAGCCTGACGCGCTCTGTTAAACTTAAGCGACAGATCTGATATCATATCCTCTGCATTGCTTGTTGCGCTGTCCATTGCCTGCATACGTGCTCCGTTCTCACTTGCAACGGCCTCAACCATAGCTCCGTATATCAGACTACACACATACTTCGGTATAATCAGGTTAAGAGCTTCCTCTTCACCCGGTTCATAATTCATAGGTGTGTTATCAGTCTCTTCGCCATCCTGTTTCATCGCATCTGCGTCAACAGGAAGCAGCCTGATAAGCTTAGGTTCATGAACCACAGTGTTCTTAAAAGATGTATAAGCAAGATATATCTCTCCGACTTCTCCACTTGTAAATGCATCAAGCACCTCATTACATATAGCCTTGGCATCTGTATACGCAGGTTCTTCAACCATATCTGAATAATCTGCTTTAATCTGATAGCCTCTTCTTGAAAGGAAATCTCTTCCCTTTGTTCCTATTGCATATATAAGTGCGTCTTCCTTAGGAATATCACTACCTGTTATAAGTCTGGTAATATTAGAATTATATCCTCCGGCAAGTCCTCTGTTCGCTGTAATTGTGATAATCGCTTTCTTACTTGAATCTCCGGCTTTCAGATATTTGTGATTGATATTACCTGACTTGGCAAGCATATTCTTTACGGTATCATACATGAGGTCGAAATACGGCTTGGTACTTTCCGCTTTCCCTTTAGCTTTCTGCAATTTAACAGTAGATACGAGCTTCATGGCTTTGGTAATCTGACCGGTACTTTGAATACTATCTCTGCGTCTTTTTATGTCTCTCATTGAGGCCATAAATTATTACCTCCATTCCAAAACATTTACTGGATAAATGTTTTCTTAAACTCCTCGATGGCAGCTATAAGTGCCTTCTCATTATCTGCTGTCAGTTCCTTAGTCTCCTTGATAGACTCTGGAATCTGTGGATACTTGGTATCAATAAAGTCGAATAATCCCTGCTCAAAATCAAGAATTCTGTCAACATCTATATCGATAACATACTTCTTGGTAACTGCATAAATGATTATAACCTGATACTCAACCGGCATTGGCTTGTACTGTGGCTGCTTAAGCATCTCTCTGATTCTTTCACCCTGTGCAAGCTTTTCCTTAGTATCAGCATCAAGCTCTGAACCGAACTGTGAGAATGATGCAAGCTCTCTGTACTGGGCAAGCTCTGTACGGATAGGAGCAGCAATCTTCTTAATAGCCTTAATCTGTGCTGAACCACCAACTCGTGATACAGACAAACCGGCATTAATAGCTGGTCTGAAACCTGAATTAAACATTTCTGTCTCAAGATATATCTGTCCATCTGTGATAGAAATAACATTAGTAGGAATATATGCTGAAACATCTCCTGCCTGAGTTTCAATAATTGGAAGTGCTGTAAGTGAACCTCCACCGTATTCATCTGACATTCTGGCTGCTCTCTCAAGAAGTCTTGAATGAAGATAGAATACATCACCAGGATAAGCCTCTCGTCCAGGTGCTCTCTTAAGAAGAAGTGAAAGTGTTCTGTATGCTGCAGCATGCTTACTTAAATCATCGTAAACAACTAATACATCTCCACCGTTCTCCATCCACTCTTCACCAATAGCGCATCCTGAATAAGGAGCGATATACTGTAAAGGAGCAAGCTCGCTGGCTGTAGATGCAACTACAGTTGTATATGCCATTGCACCGTACTCTTCAAGAGTCTTAACAATACTTGCAACAGTTGAAGCCTTCTGTCCGATGGCAACATATATACAATGTACGCCCTGACCCTTCTGGTTAATAATAGTATCAATAGCGATAGCCGTCTTACCTGTCTGACGGTCACCGATAATAAGCTCTCTCTGTCCTCTTCCGATAGGAACCATGGCATCAATAGCCTTAATACCTGTCTGAAGTGGTACGCTTACTGACTTTCTTGTAATAACGCCTGATGCAACTCTCTCAATCTTACGATACTTATCTGTAACGATTGGTCCTTTGCCATCAATAGGCTGTCCTAATGCATTGACAACTCGTCCTGTCAATGCGTCACCAACTGGAACCTCAACAACTCGTCCAGTTGTCTTAACAGTATCGCCTTCATTAACATTTCTTGAATCACCAAGTAAAACGGCACCAACATTATCCTCTTCAAGGTTAAGTACCATTCCATATACCTCGCCTGGGAACTCAAGAAGTTCTCCCTGCATGGCCTTTTCTAATCCATGAATTCGTGCGATACCATCTGCTACCTGAATAACAGTACCAACATCTGATACTTCAAGTTCGGTAGAATATCTCTTTATCTGTTCTTTTATAACTGAACTGATTTCTTCCGGTCTTAAATTCATTAGCTCTATGCACCCGCTTTCTGATTAATTAAACTAACCTGTCTGATATTCCTATAACTGAATCTTCATCAGACTTCTGGAAAGTTCGTCTATTTTATGCTTAATACTGCTGTCTACTACACGGTCACCGATTCTTATTACCATTCCGCCAATAAGACTTTCATCAACCGAATAATGCATCTGGAAATCAACATATCCTGTAGTTTCTAACAGCTTCCCAGCAACAGCCTTCTTCTGTTCATCAGTGAGTGGCTTTGCTGTGCTTACATAAGCAATTCCTATTTTCTTGTATTCGAGAACTCTCTTTCGAAAATACTCAAGTGTATCAACAATCTTTTTCTGTCTGTCCTTTGAGACCATGGTTATCAACAAACCTGTCATATCTCCTGAAACAAACTGAGAGAAAATGTTATTAATAAGTCCTTCCTTTTCTCCCTTTTCAACTTCTGGATGATTGAGCAGTCTGCCAAACTCCGGATTATCATTAAATGCTTCAATGACAGCCCCGGCCTCATCATACAGAGAATCCACCCTGGACTCTTCTACGGCAAGCTCAAATAAAGCATCACCGTATGTTGCTTCAATTAGCTTAGCCATGTTTTCTCACCCATTTCATTCAAAGTCTCTTCAATAAGAGCATTGCTGTCCTTCTCATCAATAGATCTGGCAACTAACTTAGATGCCATAACAGCTGCTACAGTTACAATCTGCTGTTTAACCTCATCAGCAACCTTCTGCTTCTCAAGTTCAGCTTCAACATTAGCTCTTTCTATAATTCTTGCTGCCTCAGCCTTGGCTTCATCAATGATTTTGGTCTCATTGTGCATAGCAGTCTTTCTTGCATCACTAAGAATCTGTTCTGCCTCCTTGTGGGCATCCTTTAACTTAGCCTCATATTCTGCTTTAAGGGCACCCGCTTCCTTCTTATCGTTCTCAGCGTTCTCCCTGTCACTTGTTATCTTGTCCTGTCTCTTCTTTAACATATTCCTTACAGGATTGAAAAGAATAAATGTAAGTAAAAGAAACAGTACAAATACATTGACTGCAGTTACTGCTGCATCAAAAAGGAGCTGCGGATCCAGACCGAATAATCGTCCATCAGCCGCTATGGCAACAAATGTATTTCCTGACAAATTCAATTGTAGGCCTCCTTTCTATTATCTTCGCACCTCTTCTTAGTTTCCGAAAGGCTTAACGAACATTAAGATAATAGCTACGGCAAAACCGTAAAGACCTGTTGTCTCGGCTACGGCCTGTCCAAGAAGCATTGTTGAAGTAATATCAGACTTAGCTCCCGGGTTACGTCCTACTGCAGATGCACCATAACCTGCTGCGATACCCTGACCAACACCAGGACCAACACCTGCGATCATCGCAATACCTGCTCCAATTGCTGACATAGCACTAATAAATTCACTTCCTGAAATATTCATTTAAAAATCCTCCGTCTAATAAAAATATTTGCCGTTAATCGGCTATCTTGTCGTTAACATAAACCATAGTTAACATGCAGAATACATACGCCTGAATGCAGCCTGAGAATAAATCAAAGTACGCATGCAGAACTGCCGGGTATGCAACTGTAAATGGACTGAGCAAATCATATATCAATCCCATAAGAACTGTTCCTGACATTACATTACCGAAAAGACGTAATGATAATGATAACGGAACTGCAAATTCACCAATAAGGTTAATCGGGAATAAAAACCATATCGGTTGGAATAATGCTGTAAAGTGCTTAATCCTGTTCTTCTTGATACCATTGAACTGAACCAGTATAAATGTTATCAGACCAAGACACAGAGTAACACCATAATCAGCCGTTGGTGGTCTTAACCCAAACAGACCGGATATGTTAGATATTATTATAAACAAGAATAATGTGGATATATAATTCACAAACTTGTTGGCATTCTTACCCATAATACCATCAACCATAGTGCCTAACATCTCAACGATGATTTCTATGGCATTCTGGAACATTCCCGGTGTATCTGAAGCATCGACTTTATTAATCTTAATCCTTGCTATTACAGCCATAACAAGAATAAAGACTGATACCAGCAGCAGAGCCACATGTGTTGTGTCAATGTTCAATGAAACGCCATTCAGCTTAAATGTGTACAGCGTCTTAATCATGAAACTTGAATCTCCGGCCACCATCGCAGTCAAACTCTCGCTTCCCACCTACTCACTCTCCTTTTCTATTATATTTTTATCAGTCTGCGGAAACTCCCCAGTACTGTTTTCCCCTTTTGTGGACCTGTTCTTGTCCAGTAAAGGCGACAGATATGCCGCTATCTTCTCTGAGAACATGCCAATAATTGCACACAACAGATCTCCTGCCTTAAAGATATACAATAATGCAAGCAGTATTATCATTACAAGAAATCTTACAATGTACCCAAATACAAGTGTTGAAGACTGCTTATGCCCGCCATACACAACCTTTCGTATAGTAAAGCTTAAATGAAATGAACTGAATACGGCATATATAACACCTGCCAGCAGTCCCACTGCACACATTATCTTATTCGGAACAGCAATAAATATAATTATCTGGGCAACAACAAGATAAATACATTCTATAAGCAGCATTCCCGGAAGAGCTTCATTAATATCTTTAATTCTTTTTAACATAAATCACCTCTTAATTTCACTGGAATCTTTTTCCTGCCTCTTTCTGTATTCCTCTACCTTTCTGTCGATTTCATCCTGCTGTGCCTTATCTTTCTTAAGCTTCTCCTGTCGTATTGTGTCCATTGCCAGAACATATGCATTTCTTGCACCTGCTGCCATCCCGATAAAAAGCAGCGGAACCGTAAACCATGTTCCAAACCTTTTATCAAGCCATATTCCAAGTGCCAGACATAAAAATGTTGGCACCATCACACATATAGCGAGCTGGGATATCAGTACAATATTTCGTAATGCTTTACTATCATTCTTCATATCATGTTCCTCACAAAAGTCTGCATTAATTTTACCAATTTATAGGTATATTTTTCAACCCTTTTTATTGAAATTTAATTAATCTGCTGATATAATTTTGTCATTATATTTTGTGTATTATTAACTATACCCGAAAAGGGGGATTTTATATGCCTACATTATACAGAAAAAGACTTATTCCTGATGAATGCGTTAATCTTAAGGACGATAACATAATATTCTTAGATTCTGATGCTATTATGACCAGCTGGAACACATTTCGTCCAAAAGCTGAATTCACACATGGAACATCATATTATGTTATTAACGAAGGTTTTAAGATAAGCAAATTCTATAAAGCAGATAACTCTCTTGCATATATCTATTGTGACATTATTGACACTTCTTATGATGCTGTCTCTGATACATATATATTCACTGATCTTCTCGCTGATGTCATAATTGAGAATGACGGGCGCGTCCGTGTTGTCGACCTTGATGAATTAGGAGATGCACTTACAGAGAATATCATAAGCTGTGAACTTATGTCTGATGCGCTTCACAAGCTTAACAAGCTTCTTACCGCCATCTATAACGGAACCTTTAATGAATACATCAGGATTCTTGAATCTCATGAATAACAAGCTCTAAAGGGTCTGGAAACCTTATTCGTTTCCAGACCCCTTTTTACATGTCAATTGTTATTGTGCGACCTGTTCTTTCATACTTGTAATATCTGACACCTGCGGCATTAAGCATTCTCTTTGATGCAATTACAGATGCAGTATCTGCATATTTGTCACAGTCATATACAACAGTCTTAATTCCTGCCTGAATAATTGCCTTAGCACATTCGTTACATGGAAAAAGTGTAACATAAAGCTTGGCATTATCAAGGCTTCCGCCTCTGTAATTAAGAATTGCATTAAGCTCACTATGAGTTGTGTAAAAATACTTATTATCTTCGCCATCTCTGTTCCATGGAAACTCATCATCAGAACAGCCCCTTGGAAGTCCGTTATACCCCATGGATAATATCTTATTATCCTGACTTACTATACACGCACCAACCTGTGTATTAGGATCCTTTGACCTCATACCGGAAAGTGTTGCAATTCCCATGAAATATTCATCCCATGATATATAATCTTTTCTCTTATCGCCCATTTATTAATCCTCTAACATACTGATTCTTCTTATATGTCTCTCATCATTAGAAAACTTGGAATCTAAAAATGTATCTGCTATTCTGAAAGCAAGCTCTGGTCCGATAACCCTTGCACCCATACACAATACATTGGCATTGTTATGTTCCTTAGTAGCCTGTGCTGAGAAGCAGTCGCTGCATAATGCCGCTCTGATTCCCTTAATCTTATTAGCTGCCATGCTCATTCCAATTCCTGTTCCACAAAGAAGAATTCCTTCCTCACACTCACCAGAAAGAACAGCCTCAGCCACTTTCTTTGCATATACAGGATAATCACATGAATCCTTAGTATATGTTCCATAATCCTTGCACTCAATGCC includes the following:
- the atpD gene encoding F0F1 ATP synthase subunit beta — protein: MAENNIGKITQVIGAVIDIKFTDGNLPEINSAINIKTNDGGKLVVEVAQHLGDDVVRCIAMGPTDGLVRGMEAEATGAPISVPVGEQTLGRMFNVLGEPIDNKPAPEVQEHMPIHRKAPAFAEQATNTEILETGIKVVDLLCPYQKGGKIGLFGGAGVGKTVLIQELIRNIATEHGGYSVFTGVGERTREGNDLYHEMMESGVIEKTTMVFGQMNEPPGARMRVGLAGLTMAEYFRDKGGKDVLLFIDNIYRFTQAGSEVSALLGRMPSAVGYQPTLQTEMGALQERITSTKNGSITSVQAVYVPADDLTDPAPATTFAHLDATTVLSRSIVELGIYPAVDPLESTSRILDPRIVGEEHYKVARSVQEILQKYKELQDIIAILGMDELSEDDKLVVSRARKVQRFLSQPFFVAGQFTGLEGRYVPVSETIQGFKEIIEGKYDDIPESYFLNCGGIDDVLAKVEK
- the atpG gene encoding ATP synthase F1 subunit gamma — encoded protein: MASMRDIKRRRDSIQSTGQITKAMKLVSTVKLQKAKGKAESTKPYFDLMYDTVKNMLAKSGNINHKYLKAGDSSKKAIITITANRGLAGGYNSNITRLITGSDIPKEDALIYAIGTKGRDFLSRRGYQIKADYSDMVEEPAYTDAKAICNEVLDAFTSGEVGEIYLAYTSFKNTVVHEPKLIRLLPVDADAMKQDGEETDNTPMNYEPGEEEALNLIIPKYVCSLIYGAMVEAVASENGARMQAMDSATSNAEDMISDLSLKFNRARQASITQELTEIIAGANAIN
- the atpA gene encoding F0F1 ATP synthase subunit alpha; amino-acid sequence: MNLRPEEISSVIKEQIKRYSTELEVSDVGTVIQVADGIARIHGLEKAMQGELLEFPGEVYGMVLNLEEDNVGAVLLGDSRNVNEGDTVKTTGRVVEVPVGDALTGRVVNALGQPIDGKGPIVTDKYRKIERVASGVITRKSVSVPLQTGIKAIDAMVPIGRGQRELIIGDRQTGKTAIAIDTIINQKGQGVHCIYVAIGQKASTVASIVKTLEEYGAMAYTTVVASTASELAPLQYIAPYSGCAIGEEWMENGGDVLVVYDDLSKHAAAYRTLSLLLKRAPGREAYPGDVFYLHSRLLERAARMSDEYGGGSLTALPIIETQAGDVSAYIPTNVISITDGQIYLETEMFNSGFRPAINAGLSVSRVGGSAQIKAIKKIAAPIRTELAQYRELASFSQFGSELDADTKEKLAQGERIREMLKQPQYKPMPVEYQVIIIYAVTKKYVIDIDVDRILDFEQGLFDFIDTKYPQIPESIKETKELTADNEKALIAAIEEFKKTFIQ
- the atpH gene encoding ATP synthase F1 subunit delta gives rise to the protein MAKLIEATYGDALFELAVEESRVDSLYDEAGAVIEAFNDNPEFGRLLNHPEVEKGEKEGLINNIFSQFVSGDMTGLLITMVSKDRQKKIVDTLEYFRKRVLEYKKIGIAYVSTAKPLTDEQKKAVAGKLLETTGYVDFQMHYSVDESLIGGMVIRIGDRVVDSSIKHKIDELSRSLMKIQL
- the atpF gene encoding F0F1 ATP synthase subunit B, which produces MNLSGNTFVAIAADGRLFGLDPQLLFDAAVTAVNVFVLFLLLTFILFNPVRNMLKKRQDKITSDRENAENDKKEAGALKAEYEAKLKDAHKEAEQILSDARKTAMHNETKIIDEAKAEAARIIERANVEAELEKQKVADEVKQQIVTVAAVMASKLVARSIDEKDSNALIEETLNEMGEKTWLS
- the atpE gene encoding ATP synthase F0 subunit C, yielding MNISGSEFISAMSAIGAGIAMIAGVGPGVGQGIAAGYGASAVGRNPGAKSDITSTMLLGQAVAETTGLYGFAVAIILMFVKPFGN
- the atpB gene encoding F0F1 ATP synthase subunit A, with amino-acid sequence MGSESLTAMVAGDSSFMIKTLYTFKLNGVSLNIDTTHVALLLVSVFILVMAVIARIKINKVDASDTPGMFQNAIEIIVEMLGTMVDGIMGKNANKFVNYISTLFLFIIISNISGLFGLRPPTADYGVTLCLGLITFILVQFNGIKKNRIKHFTALFQPIWFLFPINLIGEFAVPLSLSLRLFGNVMSGTVLMGLIYDLLSPFTVAYPAVLHAYFDLFSGCIQAYVFCMLTMVYVNDKIAD
- a CDS encoding AtpZ/AtpI family protein, producing MKNDSKALRNIVLISQLAICVMVPTFLCLALGIWLDKRFGTWFTVPLLFIGMAAGARNAYVLAMDTIRQEKLKKDKAQQDEIDRKVEEYRKRQEKDSSEIKR
- a CDS encoding DUF402 domain-containing protein, giving the protein MPTLYRKRLIPDECVNLKDDNIIFLDSDAIMTSWNTFRPKAEFTHGTSYYVINEGFKISKFYKADNSLAYIYCDIIDTSYDAVSDTYIFTDLLADVIIENDGRVRVVDLDELGDALTENIISCELMSDALHKLNKLLTAIYNGTFNEYIRILESHE
- a CDS encoding deoxycytidylate deaminase; translated protein: MGDKRKDYISWDEYFMGIATLSGMRSKDPNTQVGACIVSQDNKILSMGYNGLPRGCSDDEFPWNRDGEDNKYFYTTHSELNAILNYRGGSLDNAKLYVTLFPCNECAKAIIQAGIKTVVYDCDKYADTASVIASKRMLNAAGVRYYKYERTGRTITIDM
- the rpiB gene encoding ribose 5-phosphate isomerase B; this encodes MIAIGCDHGALELKEQLIEHLKKRGIECKDYGTYTKDSCDYPVYAKKVAEAVLSGECEEGILLCGTGIGMSMAANKIKGIRAALCSDCFSAQATKEHNNANVLCMGARVIGPELAFRIADTFLDSKFSNDERHIRRISMLED